A window of Cohnella herbarum contains these coding sequences:
- a CDS encoding HD-GYP domain-containing protein, whose translation MRIVGISELETGDVLEKSVQGNNGIVMLEAGTVLTEQYINRLRTLRVKFVHLRDPSETSTSDARSKLRRSAVSDSWIRPDIDQLKNNEKAREEAVRLVIEFIDKGLMLEQIVLPFPEGNFRQQIRDILREITSQRALAEELGVMIQSDRILFEHALNVTLSSNIIGTVQKFDSAKLYDLSIGALFCDIGMTRLPLDFTKVNRELNESELATLRQHTSEGYRVLKGMKEIPLASAQCALLHHERYRGSGYPLGMTNDNIPEFAQIVGLSDVYNALGSPRHHRNAYEPSEAIEYLFASGNYDFDWELIKSFLNHVIIYPVSTRVKLSNGQSATVMETAGRPIQRPLVQVYSESDGTAVIIPYQLELHRHMNVVIVGKADK comes from the coding sequence ATGAGGATTGTGGGGATATCGGAGCTAGAGACCGGGGACGTACTCGAGAAATCGGTGCAAGGAAATAACGGGATTGTCATGCTAGAGGCGGGCACGGTGCTCACGGAGCAATATATTAATAGGCTCAGAACGCTAAGGGTCAAGTTCGTTCACTTGCGGGACCCATCGGAAACATCTACTAGCGATGCGAGATCCAAGCTTAGACGCTCTGCCGTTTCGGATTCGTGGATTCGCCCGGACATCGATCAATTGAAAAACAACGAAAAGGCGCGCGAAGAAGCAGTACGATTAGTCATCGAGTTCATCGACAAGGGATTGATGTTAGAGCAGATCGTGCTGCCGTTTCCGGAAGGGAACTTCCGTCAACAAATTCGCGATATTTTACGGGAGATTACTTCCCAACGGGCGTTGGCCGAAGAACTCGGAGTAATGATCCAGTCGGATCGTATCCTGTTCGAGCATGCTCTTAACGTGACCTTGAGTTCAAACATAATAGGAACCGTACAAAAATTCGATAGCGCTAAGCTTTATGACCTCTCGATAGGGGCTTTGTTTTGCGATATCGGCATGACCCGGTTACCTTTGGATTTCACTAAGGTCAATCGCGAATTGAACGAATCGGAGCTGGCGACTTTGCGGCAGCATACTAGCGAAGGGTACCGCGTGCTTAAAGGGATGAAGGAAATTCCGTTGGCATCGGCGCAATGCGCTCTGCTGCATCATGAACGTTATCGGGGTTCGGGTTACCCGTTGGGGATGACGAACGATAATATCCCGGAATTCGCGCAAATCGTTGGCTTGTCGGACGTGTACAACGCTTTAGGTTCTCCCCGGCACCATCGGAACGCCTACGAGCCTTCCGAGGCGATCGAATATTTATTCGCGTCGGGTAATTATGATTTCGATTGGGAACTCATCAAATCTTTCCTGAATCACGTTATCATTTATCCGGTCTCGACGCGAGTTAAGTTGAGCAACGGACAATCGGCTACCGTAATGGAGACGGCGGGTCGTCCCATTCAGAGACCGCTCGTGCAAGTTTATTCCGAATCGGACGGAACGGCCGTTATTATTCCGTATCAGTTGGAATTACACAGGCACATGAACGTCGTAATCGTCGGGAAAGCCGACAAATAA
- a CDS encoding DUF1146 domain-containing protein has protein sequence MEDEAGLFALAGWNGLFSIFVTLGCVVVVWIVLQEINFDKIVRQPRGQRVKVLQLLIAIGLGHLVARFILDYWNWVGTLKWLFRSG, from the coding sequence ATGGAAGACGAAGCTGGGTTATTCGCTTTGGCTGGATGGAACGGACTCTTCTCGATTTTCGTTACTTTAGGCTGCGTCGTTGTCGTTTGGATCGTATTGCAAGAAATTAATTTTGACAAAATCGTACGTCAGCCGCGAGGCCAACGCGTTAAAGTTCTGCAGTTGCTAATCGCGATCGGTCTCGGGCATTTGGTCGCACGGTTTATTCTCGACTATTGGAACTGGGTAGGTACGCTCAAATGGCTTTTCCGTTCGGGTTGA
- the murA gene encoding UDP-N-acetylglucosamine 1-carboxyvinyltransferase translates to MSKIIVRGGRTLSGTVRVHGAKNSVLPILAAALLAEEGSSVIHDVPALDDVKNILQVLSALGVYAQQEGETVRLHAESLTSCEAPYELVRKMRASFLVMGPLLARLGKVRISLPGGCAIGTRPIDQHLKGFEAMGAEIGFGQGSIEASVNGKLRGARIYLDIASVGATENIMMAATTAVGTTVIENAAKEPEIVDLANFLNAMGARVRGAGTGVIRIEGVEQLRSAEHHVIPDRVEAGTYMIAAAITGGDVYVEGAIRDHLGPIVAKLEEMGVVVDCDENGIRVKALNPLRAVDVKTLPYPGFPTDMQAQMMTLLLVADGTSIVTETVFENRFMHVDELIKMGAEIKVDGRTAIVTGGTKLSGASVCATDLRAGAALICAALVADGNTEVGGIHHIERGYMNIVDKLALLGADIYRAPSPEDVLEESEKASLQPDRLMQQMEQRAAAASEVIIRNIQPTLA, encoded by the coding sequence ATGAGCAAAATCATCGTCCGCGGCGGACGTACCCTATCGGGAACAGTCCGCGTGCACGGCGCTAAAAATTCCGTCCTTCCGATCCTTGCCGCTGCTTTGTTAGCAGAAGAAGGATCCAGCGTCATTCATGACGTTCCCGCCCTGGACGATGTAAAGAACATCCTGCAAGTGCTTTCGGCCTTGGGAGTTTATGCGCAGCAAGAGGGCGAAACGGTCCGTTTACATGCTGAATCGCTAACTTCATGCGAAGCGCCTTACGAATTGGTTCGGAAAATGCGAGCATCGTTCTTGGTTATGGGACCATTGCTGGCTCGACTTGGAAAAGTGAGAATTTCTCTTCCGGGCGGCTGCGCTATTGGTACGCGTCCCATTGACCAGCATTTGAAAGGCTTTGAAGCAATGGGGGCGGAGATCGGTTTCGGTCAAGGTTCCATTGAAGCCAGCGTGAATGGCAAATTGCGCGGGGCAAGAATTTATTTGGATATCGCGAGCGTAGGCGCCACGGAAAATATTATGATGGCAGCCACGACGGCGGTCGGAACGACAGTTATCGAAAACGCGGCTAAAGAACCGGAAATCGTGGATTTGGCCAATTTCCTTAATGCGATGGGAGCAAGAGTTCGCGGTGCTGGCACGGGCGTCATTCGCATCGAAGGCGTAGAGCAACTGCGGAGCGCGGAGCACCATGTGATCCCGGATCGCGTTGAAGCGGGAACCTATATGATTGCTGCCGCGATTACAGGCGGAGACGTTTATGTTGAAGGGGCCATTCGCGATCACCTCGGGCCAATCGTTGCTAAATTAGAGGAAATGGGCGTTGTTGTCGATTGCGACGAGAATGGGATTCGCGTTAAAGCATTGAATCCATTGCGTGCAGTCGATGTCAAAACGTTACCGTATCCAGGTTTCCCGACAGATATGCAAGCTCAGATGATGACTCTTCTGCTTGTTGCGGATGGAACGAGCATCGTAACGGAAACGGTGTTCGAGAATCGGTTCATGCATGTCGATGAATTGATCAAAATGGGCGCCGAGATCAAGGTTGACGGTCGTACGGCTATTGTAACCGGTGGCACGAAGCTATCCGGAGCAAGCGTGTGCGCCACTGACCTAAGAGCTGGAGCCGCGTTGATTTGCGCTGCGCTCGTCGCTGACGGTAACACGGAAGTGGGCGGTATTCATCACATCGAACGTGGATATATGAATATCGTGGATAAGTTGGCCTTGCTTGGAGCGGATATATATCGTGCTCCATCGCCGGAAGACGTTCTTGAGGAATCCGAGAAAGCATCGCTTCAACCGGATAGGCTAATGCAACAGATGGAGCAACGTGCCGCTGCAGCATCTGAAGTCATTATCCGCAATATTCAGCCGACTCTTGCCTAA
- a CDS encoding transposase, which translates to MSLKLATEAFNAFCARYDKEEDCIDALFHAKWPDGFRCPHCHCPQAYVISTRKLPLYECRSCKAQTSLIAGTIMEGSRTPLRRWFQAIHLHARPRSVNALELSNLIKVTYKTAWLICHKIRHAMSQADSEVLLTGVVRISDAICYKRLTSTFELHKQEQPVLIGTSDDLEGNIGFIKIKHQSKLTLRDKYDCPDPRPFVAKHVNPESAENVILTRRYGKTMNKTLVWESFYLSSWLGRVFRGIGPKHLQVYMDQYCYQSNHHSNTRFASLLLDSARFLTITYPALTGRSNTQRSLQRSRVTRRSKQAV; encoded by the coding sequence ATGAGTCTGAAACTTGCTACCGAAGCCTTTAATGCATTTTGTGCAAGGTACGATAAGGAAGAGGACTGTATCGATGCGTTATTCCACGCCAAGTGGCCGGACGGATTCCGCTGCCCTCATTGTCATTGCCCTCAAGCTTATGTAATTTCGACTCGCAAACTTCCTCTATATGAATGCCGTTCCTGTAAAGCGCAAACCTCTTTGATCGCGGGGACGATCATGGAAGGAAGCCGTACGCCGTTACGCCGTTGGTTTCAGGCCATCCATCTTCACGCTAGACCGCGTAGCGTTAATGCTCTCGAACTGTCTAACCTCATCAAGGTGACTTATAAAACCGCCTGGTTAATTTGTCATAAAATTCGCCATGCCATGAGTCAAGCCGATTCCGAGGTTTTATTGACCGGAGTTGTCAGAATATCGGACGCCATTTGCTACAAGAGATTAACGAGTACTTTCGAGCTACACAAACAAGAGCAGCCAGTACTCATAGGAACATCCGACGACTTAGAAGGAAATATCGGTTTTATCAAAATAAAGCACCAATCCAAGCTAACCCTGCGAGATAAATATGATTGTCCTGATCCTAGACCATTCGTAGCCAAACACGTGAATCCCGAATCCGCGGAAAATGTTATTCTCACACGACGCTACGGTAAAACGATGAACAAAACTCTGGTTTGGGAGAGCTTCTATCTTTCTTCATGGTTAGGGAGAGTCTTTCGAGGCATAGGCCCTAAGCATCTTCAAGTGTATATGGATCAATATTGTTATCAATCCAATCACCATTCCAACACCCGGTTCGCCAGCCTCCTTCTTGATAGCGCTCGTTTTCTTACGATTACTTATCCAGCTCTAACCGGCCGCTCCAACACCCAACGTTCTCTCCAACGGTCGCGAGTTACTCGGCGATCGAAACAAGCTGTCTAA
- a CDS encoding M23 family metallopeptidase, which yields MNDGNSKTPRKIEESHKSVAGASPAVRPTGWKKFLSKRWVFPAAYMAAAAIIVTILWLNSGTDPKDPQNTVPSLTEVDGEATTNGQTSPEATAVISNGETLRWPVAKIEDMNTIVPFYDATASVEDREAAMVEYNNTFSPHMATDLARKDAKSFEVLAALSGKVTVASQTPTNGYEVQIEHPDGLVTVYQSLTDLKVQVGEEVEQGDVIASAGQSELEPSEAAHVHFEVRNNGESVNPGTLIKSAK from the coding sequence ATGAATGATGGAAACAGCAAAACACCACGTAAAATCGAAGAGTCTCACAAGTCAGTTGCGGGTGCGTCTCCCGCTGTCAGGCCTACCGGATGGAAAAAGTTCCTTTCCAAGCGCTGGGTATTCCCTGCAGCTTACATGGCCGCGGCAGCAATTATCGTAACGATTCTCTGGCTGAACTCGGGGACGGATCCTAAAGATCCGCAGAATACCGTTCCCAGTTTGACAGAAGTCGACGGCGAAGCAACGACAAACGGACAAACAAGTCCGGAAGCAACCGCGGTAATCTCCAACGGGGAAACGCTCCGTTGGCCGGTAGCCAAGATCGAAGACATGAACACGATCGTTCCATTCTATGATGCAACGGCATCGGTGGAAGATCGCGAAGCGGCCATGGTCGAGTACAATAACACGTTCTCGCCGCACATGGCTACCGATTTGGCTCGCAAAGACGCCAAGTCTTTCGAAGTACTAGCTGCTCTTAGCGGTAAGGTCACGGTTGCTAGTCAAACGCCAACCAATGGCTACGAGGTGCAAATCGAGCACCCGGACGGTTTAGTTACCGTGTACCAAAGCTTGACCGATCTGAAGGTTCAAGTCGGCGAAGAAGTCGAGCAAGGCGACGTTATCGCATCTGCCGGACAAAGCGAGTTGGAACCGTCGGAAGCGGCGCACGTGCACTTCGAGGTTCGTAACAATGGCGAGTCGGTAAACCCGGGCACATTGATTAAATCCGCGAAGTAA
- the spoIID gene encoding stage II sporulation protein D, with amino-acid sequence MQAEAQQKTKNEPDYEKHQPVLEEKEVQPIVRVLLSKTRSIEPVPLEEYVKGVVAAEMPLDFQPEALEAQALAARTYIVRRLTLNDRSGVTGVEADVTDTQAHQVYRSLAEMKRLRKNDEEGWRKVDEAVKNTEGDIIAYRGQPIEALFFSTSNGYTENSEEVFPNEIPYLRSVASPWDKERSPRAINRVEMPLSEFYRKLGVDAIAVSAAGTDKPSLRIMEWTQGRRVKEMVAGSKRISGEEVREKLGLRSAAFDWTIEKGMIILTTYGSGHGVGMSQWGAEGMAQTGKTADQIVEYYYSGARVEKVSKLANSSKNRL; translated from the coding sequence ATGCAGGCGGAGGCGCAACAGAAAACGAAGAATGAGCCCGATTACGAGAAACATCAACCAGTCTTAGAGGAGAAAGAAGTTCAACCAATCGTCCGAGTATTATTATCGAAAACTCGGAGCATTGAACCCGTACCGTTAGAAGAGTACGTTAAGGGGGTAGTGGCGGCTGAAATGCCGCTTGATTTCCAACCTGAGGCGCTCGAGGCGCAGGCGCTTGCTGCCCGCACCTATATTGTGCGCAGACTTACGCTGAATGACCGTAGCGGCGTAACGGGGGTCGAGGCGGATGTGACGGATACTCAAGCTCATCAGGTTTATCGGTCTCTAGCGGAAATGAAACGACTTCGGAAGAACGATGAAGAAGGCTGGCGCAAAGTGGATGAGGCCGTTAAGAATACCGAGGGTGATATCATCGCTTATCGCGGGCAACCGATTGAGGCGTTATTTTTTTCAACAAGTAACGGTTATACGGAAAATTCGGAAGAGGTTTTCCCGAATGAGATTCCTTATCTGCGATCGGTCGCAAGTCCGTGGGATAAAGAACGTTCTCCTAGAGCGATAAATCGAGTAGAGATGCCCTTGTCGGAATTCTATCGAAAGCTTGGAGTGGATGCGATTGCGGTAAGCGCAGCCGGGACGGACAAGCCGAGCCTACGGATTATGGAATGGACGCAAGGAAGACGAGTGAAGGAAATGGTAGCGGGATCCAAGAGAATATCCGGTGAAGAAGTACGCGAAAAGCTAGGTTTGCGTTCCGCCGCATTCGATTGGACGATAGAGAAGGGTATGATCATCCTGACGACTTACGGCAGCGGACATGGCGTCGGAATGAGCCAATGGGGGGCAGAAGGGATGGCGCAGACGGGGAAAACGGCGGATCAGATCGTCGAATACTACTATTCGGGCGCGCGGGTGGAGAAAGTTTCAAAGCTTGCGAATAGCTCGAAAAACAGACTGTAA